The proteins below are encoded in one region of Acidimicrobiia bacterium:
- a CDS encoding S8 family serine peptidase, with amino-acid sequence MRGTTAAVIAAMIVAASVTPARSAQAAPGFEVVPGEFLVRNPGVVMSDMEALSDGWYLIHDATVEFANGRAAALSRDLAALVIPNRVVQLASDPLVSDQWALENTGQTGGTVDADIDADAAWAFTEGNPSVVVAVIDTGVDLDHPDLAGRLWINAGEIPGNGVDDDQNGYIDDVNGWDFSASDNSPDDEYGHGTAVAGMAAADLNGVGTVGIAPQITIMPLRACSPGCPISTLVAAVAYARNNGADIINMSLGGTGPYFDPLRDELTASPDVLVTAAAGNTASNSDPNPFFPAGFGLPNILSVASTDDSDQLSGFSNFGEVTVDLAAPGENVLTTSIGGWANASGTSFSSPLVAGVAGLVLSLRPGSPPEEVIDLILAGVDSLPSLTGKTKTGGRLNAGATVFAATGPVASISLSTTDATVPATVTLD; translated from the coding sequence ATGAGGGGGACCACTGCTGCAGTCATAGCCGCCATGATCGTGGCCGCCTCAGTCACCCCGGCACGTTCGGCGCAAGCCGCGCCAGGGTTCGAGGTGGTACCCGGGGAGTTTCTCGTGCGGAATCCGGGAGTCGTCATGTCAGACATGGAGGCGCTTTCCGACGGGTGGTATTTGATACACGACGCGACTGTCGAGTTCGCCAACGGACGGGCAGCCGCTCTCAGCCGCGACCTGGCCGCATTGGTCATTCCCAACCGCGTTGTTCAATTGGCGAGCGATCCACTGGTTTCCGATCAATGGGCTCTTGAGAACACCGGTCAGACGGGTGGCACGGTCGACGCCGACATCGATGCCGACGCAGCTTGGGCCTTCACCGAGGGTAATCCTTCCGTCGTTGTCGCGGTCATCGACACCGGTGTGGATCTCGACCACCCCGATCTGGCCGGCCGGTTGTGGATCAACGCCGGCGAGATACCCGGCAACGGGGTGGATGATGACCAGAACGGTTATATCGATGACGTGAACGGGTGGGATTTCTCCGCCTCCGACAATTCCCCCGACGACGAATACGGCCATGGGACCGCCGTTGCGGGCATGGCTGCGGCCGACCTCAACGGGGTCGGCACGGTCGGGATAGCTCCCCAAATCACGATCATGCCATTGCGAGCTTGCAGCCCCGGATGTCCCATCAGCACCCTCGTGGCCGCCGTGGCATACGCCCGAAACAACGGCGCCGACATCATCAACATGTCTCTCGGCGGTACCGGCCCCTACTTTGACCCGCTCCGCGACGAACTCACCGCAAGTCCCGACGTGCTGGTCACCGCAGCGGCGGGCAACACGGCTTCCAATAGCGATCCGAACCCGTTCTTCCCGGCCGGATTTGGCCTGCCCAACATCCTCTCGGTGGCATCCACCGACGACTCCGATCAACTGAGTGGCTTCTCAAACTTTGGCGAAGTGACCGTCGACCTGGCGGCGCCCGGCGAGAATGTGCTCACCACATCGATCGGTGGATGGGCCAACGCCTCGGGGACCTCTTTCTCGTCGCCGCTCGTCGCCGGCGTAGCAGGATTGGTCCTATCGCTCCGGCCGGGCTCGCCACCCGAAGAGGTCATCGATCTGATCCTGGCGGGGGTTGATTCACTCCCGTCTCTGACAGGGAAAACGAAGACGGGTGGGCGCCTGAACGCCGGAGCAACGGTGTTTGCCGCGACCGGTCCGGTTGCCTCCATTTCGCTGTCCACGACGGATGCCACCGTTCCTGCCACGGTAACTCTCGAC